A genomic window from Levilactobacillus yonginensis includes:
- a CDS encoding YbbR-like domain-containing protein, protein MKNERYTTWLYRILALILAILLFFYVNSTKSSSNNQSTNSDNNTSLTATKTMTVSVPLQLNVNSNKYFVTGYPSKVKVTLKGPLALVTTTANTQNFKVYAALSDLGTGKHKVTLHQEGLNHEIQSTIAPAKITVDIEPRRTVSFPVKVKYNSQNIAAGYSAGKATSDTTTVKATGAANEISRIKEVIAQLTVPQNSKKTLNSQAVIEALDSSGKTVNVILTPSTTTVNLPITSDGQGKKVGINLNAKNGSSGTTYKLTSNVSKVTAYGSSSQLKKLSNVDVDVDVSDVKDQSTKTVTLDTSDNNVTAFDPTTIKVTVKATTK, encoded by the coding sequence ATGAAAAATGAGCGTTACACAACGTGGTTGTATCGCATTCTGGCGTTGATCCTCGCTATTCTACTATTCTTCTACGTGAACAGTACGAAGTCGTCCAGTAACAACCAATCAACTAACTCGGATAATAATACGTCTCTGACGGCCACTAAAACGATGACCGTGTCGGTCCCTTTACAACTTAACGTGAACAGTAATAAGTATTTTGTGACCGGGTATCCGTCGAAGGTCAAGGTGACTTTAAAGGGTCCATTAGCTCTAGTAACCACAACAGCGAATACGCAAAACTTTAAAGTTTATGCGGCCTTAAGTGATTTAGGAACCGGTAAACATAAGGTTACTTTGCATCAAGAAGGGTTGAATCATGAGATTCAATCAACTATCGCTCCGGCGAAGATCACCGTGGATATCGAGCCACGACGAACCGTTTCGTTTCCAGTTAAGGTGAAGTACAATAGTCAAAATATTGCCGCGGGGTATTCAGCCGGGAAGGCCACTTCCGATACGACGACGGTCAAGGCAACCGGTGCAGCAAACGAAATTTCCCGAATCAAGGAAGTTATTGCCCAACTGACGGTACCTCAGAATTCCAAGAAGACCCTCAATAGTCAGGCTGTTATTGAAGCTCTCGACAGCAGTGGCAAGACGGTCAACGTAATTCTCACACCATCGACGACGACAGTTAATTTGCCGATTACGTCTGATGGTCAAGGAAAGAAAGTTGGAATCAATTTAAATGCTAAGAACGGGTCGTCCGGAACGACGTATAAACTAACCAGTAACGTGTCAAAAGTTACTGCGTATGGGAGCTCGTCGCAATTAAAGAAATTGTCTAACGTTGACGTTGATGTAGATGTTAGTGACGTCAAGGACCAGTCGACCAAGACGGTTACGCTGGATACGAGCGATAATAACGTGACGGCATTTGATCCTACGACGATCAAGGTCACGGTTAAAGCAACGACAAAATAA
- the cdaA gene encoding diadenylate cyclase CdaA produces the protein MNLDWGNLLTIGNLVNLLDILVVWFVIYELIVMLRGTKAIQLFRGVILILIVRFVSAYLGLNTVSWLVDQVINWGVIAIIIVFQPEIRRGLEHLGRGSLFVRVRHENEAANHMIEGLDKAIQYMSKRRIGALMTIQRDTGLEDYIETGIDLDAELTGELLINIFIPNTPLHDGAVIIRDNRIAVAAAYLPLSESNLIPKELGTRHRAAVGISEVTDALTIVISEETGEVSITKNNELLRGLTQSDYLKFLRNELVNEEATDDGNFFVKLFDWFDQRFRGGRR, from the coding sequence ATGAACCTGGATTGGGGAAATCTCCTTACTATAGGAAATTTAGTCAACCTCCTCGACATTCTGGTAGTGTGGTTCGTCATTTATGAATTGATCGTGATGTTACGGGGAACGAAAGCCATTCAGTTGTTCCGTGGGGTCATCTTGATTCTGATCGTACGATTCGTCAGCGCCTACCTAGGCCTAAATACCGTGTCGTGGTTGGTTGATCAAGTTATTAATTGGGGTGTTATTGCGATTATTATCGTCTTTCAACCTGAAATTAGACGGGGGTTGGAGCACCTTGGACGAGGCTCGCTATTTGTACGGGTTCGTCACGAAAATGAAGCCGCTAATCACATGATTGAAGGGTTGGATAAGGCCATTCAGTACATGTCCAAGCGTCGGATCGGTGCCTTGATGACGATTCAGCGAGATACGGGTCTGGAAGACTATATCGAAACGGGAATCGACTTGGATGCCGAGTTGACTGGTGAGTTATTGATCAATATCTTTATTCCGAACACGCCACTCCACGATGGTGCGGTTATCATTCGTGATAACCGGATTGCCGTGGCAGCGGCCTACTTACCACTGTCCGAAAGCAATCTGATTCCTAAGGAATTGGGAACGCGTCACCGGGCAGCCGTAGGTATCTCAGAAGTGACGGATGCGTTGACCATCGTCATCTCTGAAGAAACAGGTGAAGTCTCCATTACGAAAAATAACGAGTTACTTCGTGGCCTGACTCAATCTGATTATCTAAAGTTCCTGCGTAACGAACTGGTAAACGAAGAGGCAACTGATGATGGGAACTTCTTTGTGAAACTGTTTGACTGGTTCGATCAACGGTTCAGAGGGGGGCGGCGCTAA
- a CDS encoding DUF1361 domain-containing protein — MNRRARWEIRVFFMAWLIFLFFRAKDPFSFLVLNTFLGAIPIELSFHIGRQHPKSGWLFWPLVLLWLLFYPNAPYLLTDLFHLSLLQPYALSGLLRVTPHLWIYFTYMIVSAISCTFLGFWSLNHVSDAITQRLAKGNRWARLLIVCVLTFLTAVGLYIGRFLRIHTVYLFLNPEQFIRPLLDMWNPNMWIFVILMTFIQLFCYWILYLIMSAQHED; from the coding sequence ATGAATCGGCGTGCTCGGTGGGAAATTCGCGTCTTCTTTATGGCGTGGCTTATTTTCTTGTTTTTCCGTGCTAAGGACCCCTTCTCATTCCTGGTACTCAACACCTTCTTGGGAGCCATCCCCATTGAACTAAGCTTTCATATTGGTCGTCAACACCCTAAGAGCGGTTGGCTTTTTTGGCCCTTGGTACTCCTGTGGCTGCTCTTCTATCCTAACGCCCCTTATCTCTTAACGGACCTATTCCATTTATCCTTGCTCCAGCCATACGCCCTGAGTGGCCTGCTAAGAGTCACACCACATCTCTGGATATACTTTACCTATATGATTGTCAGTGCCATTAGCTGTACATTTTTGGGCTTCTGGAGCCTTAACCACGTCAGTGATGCGATTACACAACGATTAGCCAAAGGCAACCGGTGGGCGCGACTACTCATCGTCTGTGTGCTGACCTTTCTAACGGCGGTGGGGCTCTATATCGGCCGCTTCCTGCGGATTCACACGGTCTACCTCTTTTTAAATCCGGAACAATTTATTCGACCATTACTCGACATGTGGAATCCTAACATGTGGATCTTTGTTATCCTGATGACCTTCATTCAGTTGTTCTGTTACTGGATTCTCTACTTGATCATGAGCGCTCAACACGAAGACTAA
- a CDS encoding cation:proton antiporter, whose product MPIVEAVILLIVLVLFSNIISHYLTFIPVSLIQIALGLLVALIWKFEVPLETDWFLLLFIAPLLYNDGRRFPRRELWRLRGPIFANAIWLVFLTTILGGFLIYELIPKMPLTVAFALAAILSPTDPVAVQSISKQAKLPDSLMHLVSGESLINDASGLIAFKYAIAATVTGAFSMGTAVGDFFYISIVGFLSGLIFMTAIQLLMDILRRQGIDDVIFNTVLQIATPFVVYLVTEEITHASGVIAVVTAGVLYHARENRIVEDSPELKLVTEKVWDIIIYSLNGIVFVILGIELPVATSQVIKGGQFNTWEALFFAFVTWVIIVVIRTVWTYGYVLYERITHKAPQNRPGLRMSILSGLSGVRGAVTMAGVLSVPMTIASGAGFPTRSLMLFVASGVIIISLVAATITLPLISTSGQPLQTRASASDEGANDIDLDADGEEIPADPVRKISEDEARAYIMRLAISKIEELRRPNNQRAAYDLILDYQFVIRRLEMNYRADTAMQKVLEDEIKLREVTLAGERASLKELRKGEKITQTSYVGALRRIENLENRLTQVAGHTMPSVLRYWRVFFKHMIRNAAYWLHSEDTDRLHAENNLIERETAKAAIKSLSQYLASSDVDETQFDNQAVYHLLVQYRNRIERAKAESAPTHEEEYQHQINTMRVRALGAERSGIQTLLEAGNITWNMASHLRQYVNYSENVLVMSLNNDE is encoded by the coding sequence GTGCCAATTGTTGAAGCAGTGATCCTGTTGATTGTGTTAGTCCTGTTTTCTAATATTATCAGTCACTACCTCACGTTTATTCCAGTTAGTTTGATTCAAATTGCCCTAGGGCTTTTGGTGGCTTTAATTTGGAAATTTGAAGTACCACTTGAAACTGACTGGTTTTTGCTACTATTTATTGCCCCGTTACTGTATAACGATGGCCGGCGTTTTCCCCGACGGGAACTTTGGCGGCTGCGGGGACCAATTTTTGCAAACGCCATCTGGTTGGTCTTTCTGACCACGATTTTGGGTGGGTTCTTGATTTATGAATTGATTCCTAAGATGCCACTGACGGTGGCTTTCGCGTTGGCCGCGATTTTATCACCAACCGACCCAGTGGCCGTGCAGTCCATTTCAAAACAAGCTAAGCTCCCAGACAGTTTGATGCATTTGGTGAGTGGTGAAAGTTTAATTAATGACGCAAGTGGCCTGATTGCGTTTAAATACGCAATTGCTGCTACGGTGACTGGCGCTTTCTCAATGGGGACAGCCGTGGGTGATTTCTTTTACATCAGTATCGTCGGGTTCCTATCCGGTTTAATTTTTATGACAGCTATTCAATTATTGATGGATATCTTGCGTCGGCAAGGAATCGATGACGTGATTTTTAACACTGTTTTGCAGATTGCGACGCCCTTTGTCGTATACTTGGTGACGGAAGAAATTACGCACGCCTCTGGAGTTATCGCAGTGGTGACTGCTGGGGTGCTGTATCACGCCCGGGAAAACCGAATCGTGGAGGATTCGCCAGAATTAAAACTGGTTACTGAAAAGGTTTGGGATATCATTATCTACTCGCTAAACGGAATCGTGTTTGTGATTTTGGGAATCGAGCTACCCGTGGCAACGTCGCAAGTTATCAAGGGTGGCCAGTTTAATACCTGGGAAGCCTTGTTCTTTGCGTTTGTGACCTGGGTTATCATCGTAGTGATCCGAACGGTTTGGACGTACGGATATGTGCTTTATGAACGAATAACGCATAAGGCACCCCAAAATCGGCCAGGTTTGCGGATGTCAATTCTTTCAGGATTGTCTGGCGTGCGGGGAGCTGTGACCATGGCCGGTGTCTTGTCAGTTCCAATGACCATTGCTTCTGGTGCTGGTTTTCCAACGCGTTCGTTGATGCTGTTTGTGGCGTCCGGCGTGATTATCATCAGTCTGGTGGCCGCGACGATTACGTTACCGCTGATCTCAACGTCAGGCCAACCGTTACAAACGCGGGCTAGCGCCAGTGATGAAGGGGCCAACGACATTGACTTGGATGCCGATGGTGAAGAAATCCCAGCTGATCCCGTCCGAAAGATTAGTGAGGATGAAGCTCGGGCGTATATCATGCGGCTGGCAATTTCAAAAATTGAAGAATTGCGTCGCCCCAACAACCAGCGAGCGGCGTATGACCTAATTTTAGATTATCAATTTGTCATTCGTCGATTAGAAATGAATTATCGCGCGGACACCGCTATGCAGAAGGTTTTGGAGGATGAAATCAAACTTCGAGAAGTCACTTTGGCCGGTGAACGAGCCTCCCTTAAAGAATTGCGAAAGGGCGAAAAAATTACCCAAACGAGTTACGTGGGGGCACTACGCCGAATTGAAAACCTAGAAAATCGGTTAACACAGGTGGCTGGGCACACTATGCCAAGTGTTCTGCGTTACTGGCGGGTTTTCTTTAAGCACATGATTCGTAACGCTGCCTATTGGTTGCATTCCGAAGATACGGACCGGCTACATGCTGAGAATAATTTGATTGAGCGTGAGACGGCCAAGGCCGCTATCAAGTCTCTGTCACAGTATCTGGCAAGTTCCGACGTCGATGAAACCCAGTTTGATAATCAAGCTGTGTACCATTTGTTGGTACAGTACCGTAACCGGATTGAGCGCGCTAAAGCTGAATCTGCCCCGACTCATGAGGAAGAGTACCAACATCAGATCAACACGATGCGGGTCAGGGCGTTGGGAGCAGAGCGTTCTGGTATTCAAACGTTGCTTGAGGCCGGGAACATTACCTGGAACATGGCTTCACACCTTCGGCAGTACGTGAACTACTCAGAAAATGTGTTAGTTATGTCGTTGAATAACGATGAGTAG
- the murB gene encoding UDP-N-acetylmuramate dehydrogenase — protein sequence MMMEDIATAFPTIEILRNEPLAHYTHTKTGGPADYLAFPTNIQETKSLLAYANQIGLPITVVGNASNLIVRDGGIRGLVMILTKMNAITTDGQTVTAEAGAALIKTTQVAQAHGLTGLEFAAGIPGSVGGAIFMNAGAYGGEIKEVAVAAEVLTPAGEIRTLTQTELDFGYRHSSIQDYNDIVLTATFALQVGDKAEIQAKMDDLNARRAAKQPLELPSCGSVFKRPEGHYTGQLIQAAGLQGYQMGGAQVSMKHAGFIVNIDHATATDYLDLIHHIQAVILKEDDVHLETEVRIIGDEPHTK from the coding sequence ATGATGATGGAAGACATAGCGACGGCATTTCCAACGATTGAAATTTTACGTAACGAGCCTCTGGCTCACTATACGCATACGAAGACCGGTGGACCTGCTGACTATTTAGCATTTCCAACGAATATTCAGGAAACAAAATCATTGCTGGCTTATGCGAACCAAATTGGCCTTCCCATTACGGTAGTGGGTAACGCTAGCAACTTGATTGTTCGAGACGGCGGTATTCGTGGCCTGGTCATGATTTTAACGAAGATGAACGCTATTACAACGGATGGTCAGACGGTGACGGCAGAGGCTGGAGCCGCTCTGATCAAGACCACGCAGGTGGCACAGGCGCATGGACTGACCGGGTTAGAGTTTGCTGCTGGAATTCCTGGTAGCGTCGGTGGGGCCATTTTTATGAATGCTGGAGCTTACGGCGGTGAAATCAAAGAAGTCGCAGTTGCTGCTGAGGTTTTGACTCCTGCGGGAGAGATTCGGACCTTGACCCAGACTGAGCTTGACTTTGGATACCGGCACAGTTCGATTCAGGATTATAACGATATCGTGTTGACGGCGACGTTTGCTCTCCAAGTCGGCGATAAGGCGGAAATTCAGGCTAAAATGGATGATTTAAATGCTCGTCGGGCTGCAAAACAGCCACTGGAACTACCTTCTTGTGGGAGTGTTTTCAAGCGGCCAGAGGGTCATTACACTGGCCAACTGATTCAAGCAGCCGGTCTACAAGGCTATCAGATGGGTGGCGCGCAGGTTTCCATGAAGCATGCCGGCTTTATTGTGAACATTGATCATGCTACGGCAACGGACTACTTGGACTTAATTCATCACATTCAGGCGGTCATTTTAAAAGAAGACGATGTGCACTTGGAAACTGAAGTCCGCATCATTGGTGATGAACCACATACAAAATAA
- a CDS encoding exodeoxyribonuclease III, which yields MKFISWNVNGLRAIVKKGFVDTFQDLDADFFGVQETKLQAGQIDLDLPGYYQYWNYAERKGYSGTALFTKHKPLNVIYGIDAPDFDHEGRTITLEYPDFYVLTCYTPNSGSGLKRLDFRMGWEKAFLKFVNQLNAKKPIIFCGDLNVAHTEIDLKNPKTNHKNAGFTDDEREKFTDLLGAGYTDTFRYFNPDATERYSWWSYRFHARDNNAGWRIDYFITSNRLQPQLTSVQILDQVMGSDHCPVELNVDGLTVEA from the coding sequence ATGAAATTTATTTCTTGGAATGTAAACGGCCTGCGGGCAATTGTAAAAAAAGGGTTTGTGGACACCTTTCAGGACCTAGATGCCGATTTCTTTGGTGTCCAGGAAACGAAGCTTCAAGCTGGTCAGATTGACTTAGACCTACCTGGATACTATCAATACTGGAATTATGCTGAACGTAAAGGTTACTCAGGAACGGCCCTATTTACGAAACACAAACCGTTGAATGTCATCTATGGTATCGATGCCCCTGACTTTGACCACGAGGGCCGGACCATTACCCTAGAATATCCAGATTTCTACGTACTGACCTGTTACACTCCTAACTCAGGTAGCGGACTCAAACGGTTGGACTTCCGCATGGGCTGGGAGAAGGCCTTCCTGAAATTTGTGAACCAACTAAACGCTAAGAAACCCATCATTTTCTGTGGCGACCTCAACGTTGCGCACACCGAAATTGATTTAAAGAATCCCAAAACGAATCATAAGAATGCTGGCTTTACCGATGATGAACGTGAAAAGTTCACCGACTTACTGGGAGCCGGTTACACAGATACCTTCCGTTACTTCAATCCCGATGCAACTGAACGTTACTCATGGTGGAGCTATCGGTTCCACGCTCGTGACAACAATGCTGGCTGGCGCATCGACTACTTCATTACTAGCAACCGGTTACAGCCACAATTAACTAGTGTGCAGATTTTAGACCAAGTCATGGGTTCTGACCACTGCCCAGTTGAACTCAACGTCGACGGTCTCACTGTCGAAGCATAA
- a CDS encoding 3'-5' exonuclease produces the protein MNFVAMDFETANGQRYSACSLALTIVRNSQVVDEFYSLIKPDTDFFWRNVQIHGIHEKDVANAPTFPEVWDHVAPFFQRDRLVIAHNAPFDNGVLRSSLEHYNLPTARYLTLDTVKTSRKFFPEFPNHKLNTVCDELNIDLHHHHNALDDSLACANILLYEANHFGTQPLKPFVTINA, from the coding sequence GTGAACTTCGTTGCCATGGATTTTGAAACGGCCAACGGCCAACGTTACAGTGCCTGCTCATTAGCACTGACCATTGTACGTAATAGCCAGGTCGTTGACGAATTTTACTCATTGATCAAACCCGATACCGATTTTTTCTGGCGAAACGTTCAAATCCACGGGATCCACGAAAAAGACGTCGCCAATGCTCCCACTTTCCCTGAAGTTTGGGACCACGTGGCCCCCTTCTTTCAACGTGATCGTCTTGTCATTGCGCATAACGCCCCCTTTGACAACGGCGTCCTGCGGAGTAGTCTGGAACATTACAACTTACCGACGGCCCGTTACCTAACGCTAGACACGGTCAAGACTAGTCGGAAGTTCTTCCCAGAATTTCCCAATCACAAATTGAATACGGTCTGTGACGAACTAAACATCGACCTGCACCATCACCACAATGCGTTGGATGACAGTTTGGCCTGTGCCAATATTTTATTGTACGAAGCCAACCACTTTGGAACCCAACCGTTGAAGCCATTTGTAACGATCAACGCGTAA
- a CDS encoding aldo/keto reductase, translating into MYQANEQRYDNMVYNRLGISGLKLSAIGLGLWNNFGSVDPFDTQRAIVHQAFDLGITYFDLANNYGPVPGSAEENFGRIMASDMKPYRDEMVIASKAGYVMWPGPYGNWGSRKSIIASANQSLKRTGLDYFDIFYSHRPDPATDPEETALTLDQLVRDGKTLYVGISNYNGAQTKVMVDIFRDLKTPFIIHQPRYNMLNRQVEDDVLPILTAENKAAVSFSSLCQGLLTDKYLHGIPANSRANKGTIPFLEPAQVEQTLTTVKRLNEVAASRHQSLAQMALAWNLRQPAIASVLIGASRPEQVVANVQALDHLTFTAAELERIDQILAQQAPITWKA; encoded by the coding sequence ATGTATCAGGCGAATGAACAACGTTACGATAATATGGTTTATAATCGATTAGGAATTAGTGGTCTCAAACTATCAGCAATTGGGCTGGGACTATGGAATAATTTTGGGAGTGTTGACCCCTTTGACACGCAGCGCGCAATTGTTCATCAAGCGTTTGATTTGGGGATTACGTACTTTGATTTAGCTAATAATTATGGACCAGTTCCTGGGAGCGCCGAGGAAAATTTTGGTCGGATCATGGCCAGCGATATGAAACCATATCGGGATGAAATGGTGATTGCCAGCAAGGCAGGCTACGTGATGTGGCCTGGACCTTACGGTAATTGGGGGTCCCGCAAAAGTATCATTGCGAGTGCTAATCAGAGCTTGAAGCGGACCGGTCTAGATTATTTTGATATTTTCTACAGTCATCGGCCAGATCCTGCTACTGACCCTGAGGAGACGGCTTTAACGCTGGACCAGTTGGTGCGCGACGGGAAGACCCTCTACGTTGGTATTTCCAATTATAATGGTGCACAGACGAAGGTCATGGTCGATATTTTCCGGGACCTCAAGACACCGTTTATTATTCATCAACCCCGCTATAACATGTTGAATCGTCAGGTTGAAGACGATGTCTTACCGATTTTAACAGCTGAAAATAAGGCCGCAGTTAGTTTCAGTTCGTTGTGTCAGGGACTATTAACGGACAAATACTTACATGGTATTCCAGCCAACTCGCGAGCTAACAAGGGGACGATTCCTTTCTTGGAGCCAGCCCAAGTCGAACAGACACTTACGACTGTCAAACGGTTGAATGAAGTTGCAGCGAGTCGCCATCAAAGCTTGGCGCAAATGGCACTGGCCTGGAATTTACGGCAACCAGCCATTGCGAGCGTCTTGATTGGTGCTAGTCGGCCTGAACAGGTTGTCGCCAATGTTCAGGCGTTAGATCATTTAACATTTACTGCTGCCGAGCTAGAACGAATCGATCAGATTTTGGCACAGCAAGCCCCAATTACCTGGAAAGCCTAA
- a CDS encoding GNAT family N-acetyltransferase, with amino-acid sequence MSEEVAIRLPEPADAANLLALLARLQTESDTFCLANADETISAAQEADQLDQIQQSSRHLVLVASLGDELLGVCSIVPTPQGNVGELGIAVEKSYWHQGIGTALVDEALYWAEAASSLVAIGLTVQTRNVAAVKLYEKLGFTRTEMPIETVTTADGEQVSAIEMVYRLPVDPD; translated from the coding sequence ATGAGTGAAGAAGTTGCAATCCGCCTACCAGAGCCAGCAGATGCTGCGAACTTGCTAGCGTTGTTGGCACGTTTACAAACGGAGAGCGATACGTTTTGTTTAGCCAACGCCGATGAAACGATTAGTGCCGCACAAGAAGCAGATCAATTGGATCAAATCCAACAGAGCTCACGGCACCTGGTTCTTGTTGCCAGCTTGGGGGATGAACTTCTAGGCGTTTGTTCAATCGTTCCCACGCCACAGGGAAACGTCGGTGAATTAGGAATTGCTGTGGAAAAGTCGTACTGGCACCAGGGAATTGGTACAGCGCTGGTTGACGAAGCCCTCTACTGGGCTGAAGCGGCTAGTTCGTTGGTGGCCATTGGTCTGACCGTTCAGACACGAAACGTTGCTGCTGTAAAACTCTACGAAAAATTAGGCTTTACCCGCACAGAGATGCCAATTGAGACCGTGACCACGGCCGATGGTGAACAAGTTTCAGCCATTGAAATGGTCTATCGGTTGCCGGTGGATCCCGACTGA
- the tsaE gene encoding tRNA (adenosine(37)-N6)-threonylcarbamoyltransferase complex ATPase subunit type 1 TsaE — MFEITVTSPEETMALGQQLAPGLAAQDVILLDGDLGAGKTTFTKGLAAGLGIKRNVKSPTFTIIREYQGGRLPLYHMDVYRLEDGSGDELGLDEYFNGDGVNVVEWSKFIEDELPENYLRIVFKRDDDAGESQRTLRFEPVGDRFTQLVQQLEATQK, encoded by the coding sequence ATGTTTGAAATAACGGTTACTAGTCCGGAAGAAACGATGGCTTTGGGGCAGCAGTTGGCACCTGGATTAGCTGCACAAGATGTGATTTTGTTGGACGGTGACTTAGGTGCTGGGAAGACGACGTTCACCAAGGGATTGGCGGCTGGATTAGGCATCAAGCGCAACGTGAAAAGTCCCACCTTTACCATCATTCGTGAGTACCAGGGCGGCCGGTTACCCCTGTATCATATGGACGTTTATCGTCTGGAAGATGGTAGCGGGGACGAGTTGGGCCTCGATGAATACTTTAACGGAGATGGCGTGAACGTGGTTGAATGGTCCAAGTTTATTGAGGATGAGCTGCCTGAAAATTATCTGCGAATCGTGTTCAAACGTGACGACGATGCAGGTGAAAGCCAGCGGACTTTGCGGTTTGAACCTGTCGGCGACCGGTTTACCCAACTTGTTCAGCAACTGGAGGCCACCCAAAAATGA
- the pta gene encoding phosphate acetyltransferase has product MELFDSLKQKINGQNKTIVFPEGEDVRVLGAASRLAADGLIKAIVLGKQSEIEKTATDNAIDLSPLEILDPATMPADKHQAMLDALVERRHGKNTVEQAEKMLEDPNYIGTMMVYMDQADGMVSGAIHPTGDTVRPALQIIKTKEGVKRISGAFIMQKGDERYVFADCAINIELDAAGMAEVAVESAHTAKVFDIDPKVALLSFSTKGSAKGEMVTKVQEATKIAHETAPDLAVDGELQFDASFVPSVAAQKAPDSKVAGHANVFVFPELQSGNIGYKIAQRFGGFEAIGPILQGLNKPVSDLSRGCNEEDVYKVAIITAAQSLN; this is encoded by the coding sequence ATGGAACTTTTTGATAGTCTTAAACAAAAGATCAACGGACAAAACAAAACCATTGTATTTCCTGAAGGGGAAGATGTACGAGTATTAGGCGCCGCTAGCCGTTTAGCCGCCGACGGGCTGATCAAGGCCATCGTCTTGGGCAAGCAAAGCGAAATCGAAAAGACAGCCACTGATAACGCCATCGACCTAAGTCCATTAGAGATTTTGGACCCTGCTACGATGCCAGCTGACAAGCACCAAGCGATGCTGGATGCTTTAGTTGAACGGCGTCATGGTAAGAACACTGTTGAACAGGCTGAAAAGATGCTGGAAGACCCTAACTATATTGGGACCATGATGGTTTACATGGACCAAGCTGATGGGATGGTCTCCGGTGCCATTCATCCAACTGGTGATACTGTTCGTCCTGCCTTACAAATTATCAAGACTAAGGAAGGCGTCAAGCGAATCAGTGGGGCCTTCATCATGCAAAAAGGTGATGAACGTTACGTCTTCGCTGATTGTGCCATCAACATTGAATTAGATGCTGCTGGGATGGCTGAAGTTGCCGTTGAAAGTGCTCATACGGCTAAAGTCTTCGATATTGACCCTAAGGTTGCTTTGCTTAGCTTCTCCACGAAGGGTTCTGCTAAGGGTGAAATGGTCACTAAGGTTCAAGAAGCTACCAAGATTGCTCATGAAACGGCACCAGATTTGGCCGTTGATGGGGAATTACAATTTGATGCTTCCTTTGTCCCAAGTGTTGCCGCTCAAAAGGCGCCAGACTCTAAAGTTGCTGGTCATGCCAACGTCTTTGTCTTCCCAGAACTACAATCCGGGAACATTGGTTACAAGATTGCACAACGCTTCGGTGGATTCGAAGCGATTGGACCAATCTTGCAAGGCTTGAACAAACCAGTTTCTGACTTGTCTCGTGGTTGCAATGAAGAAGATGTTTACAAGGTTGCCATTATCACGGCGGCCCAGTCTTTAAACTAA
- a CDS encoding uracil-DNA glycosylase has translation MKPFIHNDWWPVLEPEFEQAYYQQLREFLVEEYQHYQIYPDMYHIFTAFEWTPFSQVKVVILGQDPYHNPGQAHGCSFSVLPGTKIPPSLVNIYKELESDLGIQPVSHGYLEKWAKQGVLLLNSVLTVRYGKAFSHKGHGWERLTDAAIAKLSARPEPVVFILWGNAARSKIKLIDTQTNIVLQSAHPSPLSANRGFFGSKPFSKTNIALTSLGESPIDWQLPEHANVDEGPNTASNQA, from the coding sequence ATGAAACCGTTTATTCATAATGATTGGTGGCCGGTACTTGAACCCGAGTTTGAACAAGCTTACTATCAACAATTACGTGAGTTCTTAGTCGAGGAGTATCAGCATTATCAAATTTATCCAGACATGTATCACATCTTTACCGCGTTCGAATGGACGCCATTTAGCCAGGTAAAGGTCGTCATTCTGGGACAGGACCCGTACCATAATCCGGGACAGGCTCACGGGTGTAGTTTTTCGGTGTTACCCGGCACAAAAATTCCACCGTCGTTAGTGAATATTTACAAGGAATTAGAGAGTGATTTGGGAATTCAACCGGTCTCGCATGGTTACCTTGAAAAGTGGGCCAAGCAAGGCGTGTTGCTTCTCAACTCTGTGTTAACGGTTCGTTACGGCAAAGCCTTTTCACATAAGGGGCATGGCTGGGAACGACTGACCGATGCGGCGATTGCTAAGCTATCGGCAAGGCCGGAACCCGTTGTTTTTATCCTGTGGGGTAATGCAGCGCGCTCAAAGATCAAGTTGATCGATACGCAGACTAACATCGTTCTTCAGTCAGCGCACCCGAGTCCGTTATCCGCTAACCGAGGATTCTTTGGTTCCAAGCCTTTTTCCAAAACCAACATCGCGTTGACATCATTAGGTGAAAGTCCCATCGATTGGCAGCTCCCAGAGCATGCCAACGTCGACGAGGGGCCAAACACGGCATCCAACCAGGCATAG